The Phycisphaeraceae bacterium genome segment GTGAACACGGACCCGCCGTACAACGTGAAGGTCGAGCCGCGCAGCAACAACGCGATCGCCGCGGGCATCACGTCCTTCTCGCGGCGCGAGGACCTGCAGTGCGAGCGTTCGCAGAGCGAGCGCGGCAAGAAGGACCGCGAGCGCCTGGCCCGCAAGAACACCCACCACCAGTCGATGGACCTGGCCCGGCACCCCGAGAAGGCCCAGCCGACGACCAGGAAGATGCGCGCCAAGGACCGGCCGCTGGCCAACGACTTCGTCTCCGACGACGAGTTCGATCGGCTGCTCGCGGCGTGGTTCGGCAACATCGCCCGCGTGCTGATCCCGGGCGGTGGGTTCTACATCTGGGGCGGTTACGCCAACTGCGCCAACTACCCGCCGGTCCTGAAGGCGATGGAGTTGTACTTCAGCCAGGCGATCATCTGGATCAAGGAGCACCCGGTCCTCACGCGCAAGGACTTCATGGGCAATCACGAGTGGTGCTTCTACGGCTGGCGCGAGGGCGCTGCGCACCGTTTCTTCGGCCCCAACAACGTGCCGGACACATGGTCCATCAAGAAGGTGAACCCCAACGCGATGGTCCATCTGACCGAGAAGCCGGTCGAGCTCGCTCGACGGGCGATGGAGTACTCCTCGCGCCCGGGCGAGAACGTGCTGGACCTCTTCGGCGGCAGCGGCTCGACGCTCATCGCGGCGGAGATGACGGGGCGGCGGGCGTACCTGATGGAACTCGACCCGCTCTACTGCGATGTCATCGTGCAGCGCTGGGAGAAGTTCGCGGGCCGCAAGGCGGAGCGGCTGACCGCGGAGGCGCGGTCGTGATTCACGACTCAACCTACTGCGTGCTTCCTCAGGAAGGCGGCGACATCGGACTTGGGGACGCGACCCTGGGCGACCTCGATCACGTAGTCGGCCAATGCGTCGTCATCGATCGCGATCTCGATTCCGTTGAGATCGAGGAACACCAGTGCCGCAGCGGTGCCGGTCCGCTTGTTCCCATCCACGAACGGATGATTCTGCACGATGTGGTAGAGATACGCCGCCGCCATCTCGAAGAGGTCCCCGTGCAGGTACCTCCCGTCGAACATGGCGCGCGGCGTGTCCACGGCGGAGGTCAGCAGCCCAGGATCGCGCAGGTCCGGGCTGCCGCCGTACCGCTCGATTTGGTCCTGGTGAATCGTCAGGACGTCATCAACGCCGAGGAATATGGGCTGGTCCACGCGTCACTCCGCGAGCTTGCGGAGGGCCTTGCCGTGCCGGGCGTTGATCCTGGCGAGCGACTTGCCGACCCGGGCGCCGCGGCTCTCGGGGCTCACGGGCGTGATCGTGAGGACCTTCCCGTCCGTGCTCACCTCCAGTGGCGAGTCCGGCTCGATCCGGAGGAGTTCGAGGATGGGCTTGTCGATGATCAGGGCGTAACTGTTGCCGTGCTTGGTGAGCGTCTTGACCATGCGGGCCTCCGTGGCGTGATACTACGATGTATGTACGAAGTATATCCATCGGCGGTTCAGGGACAAGGCTTGAGGCGGGTGGATACGCCGCAGAAACGCCCCGGCAACGGGCCGGGGCGGGAGCATTCTCGGACTGACGCTGGGGGGTCAGTTCGCCTTGCCCGCGACGAAGACGCCGCGCTCGTGCTTCTTGAAGCGGGCCTTGTCTCCCTTCGCAGCGATCTCGCGGATGATGGCGGCGTAGAGCGTGGCCTCGGGGGTCTTGCCGCCGGGCGAGCGCCACAGGCCCTTGGCCTCCATCGCGGCGATCATCTCCTTGGCCCGCATCGGCACCTCGCTGGCGGCGAGCACCTGGGCGGCGGCGTCGAGCGCGCTGACGCGCTTGGGCTTGACGGGCTTCGGAGCCTTCAGCACCTTCGGCGTCGTCGCTGCATTCGCCTTGGACTTCGGGGCCGTCGAAGCCTTCGCGGCCTTGTCGCTCTTGGGTGCCTTGCTCTTCGCCTTCGCGTGGGGCGCGTCCGGGGCGGGGCCGAGCACCGCCGGGCCGAAGACCGCGACCGCCGCCCGCTCGGCGAGGCGGTGGGCCTCCTCGCGCGTCGGCGGGGTCGTGTCGTCGGGCGTCGCGGTTGCCTTCGTGGCCTTGCGGGCCTTCCACGCCGCGCTTATCTCGCGCTGGACCTTGCCCATGTTCCTGACCGATCCCTTGCGTGCCATGTCGGACTCCTTCTGTCGGGTGC includes the following:
- a CDS encoding ParB N-terminal domain-containing protein, whose amino-acid sequence is MCGGPPRRPTRWRLAPRVRTEIAVNIETLSIDAVKEYDRNPRTISDAAIDAVAKSIEAFGFKIPILIDADGVIIAGHTRLRAARKLGLKEVPTIRASDLTPDQVKALRIADNKLHELSAWDMELLPIELADLKGVDFDLAVLGFSADDLAAIMAPAGNDGLTDPDDVPAPPDAATTVPGDIWVLGNHRLMCGDSSKPEDLDRLLDGQPIHLVNTDPPYNVKVEPRSNNAIAAGITSFSRREDLQCERSQSERGKKDRERLARKNTHHQSMDLARHPEKAQPTTRKMRAKDRPLANDFVSDDEFDRLLAAWFGNIARVLIPGGGFYIWGGYANCANYPPVLKAMELYFSQAIIWIKEHPVLTRKDFMGNHEWCFYGWREGAAHRFFGPNNVPDTWSIKKVNPNAMVHLTEKPVELARRAMEYSSRPGENVLDLFGGSGSTLIAAEMTGRRAYLMELDPLYCDVIVQRWEKFAGRKAERLTAEARS
- a CDS encoding type II toxin-antitoxin system death-on-curing family toxin — protein: MDQPIFLGVDDVLTIHQDQIERYGGSPDLRDPGLLTSAVDTPRAMFDGRYLHGDLFEMAAAYLYHIVQNHPFVDGNKRTGTAAALVFLDLNGIEIAIDDDALADYVIEVAQGRVPKSDVAAFLRKHAVG
- a CDS encoding AbrB/MazE/SpoVT family DNA-binding domain-containing protein; translation: MVKTLTKHGNSYALIIDKPILELLRIEPDSPLEVSTDGKVLTITPVSPESRGARVGKSLARINARHGKALRKLAE